The following is a genomic window from Clostridia bacterium.
AGGGTATCCCATAAAGAATGGCGGCGTGCCGCAAAATTTGCGGGTGCTAGAGCCTTGAAAAAAACTGCTTTAAATCAGCCAGCAAATATTTTAAATCAATATTTAGGTGTAGTAGCCCAAGTCCAGGTAGTAGAGGAATTAAAACAGGTTTATCTTATGGGTGGGCAGGGAAAACCTCAAGCTACTATTTTAGTCGCTGCAGCTACCGAAGAAGTTGTTGCTGAAAGGGAAAGAATTGCCAAAGATGCCGCAGCTGCTTTACAAGCTGCTTTAAAGGGGGGAGTAGTACCTGGAGGGGGAGTAACAGAATTGGCCGTAGCCCGGGAATTACAAAAATATCGGCAAGAAGTTTCCGGGATGGCGGTTTATGGCTGGGATTGTGTATGTCAGGCTTTACAAAAGCCTTTTATGCAAATTGTGGCTAATGCTGGTTTTAATGCCTTGGAAAAATTAGGTGAAGTAAATGCTGCCCAGTTAAATACTGGCAAAAGTTCTTTGGGAATAGATTGTGAAAGTGGTGAAATTGTGGACTTGGCATCTTTAGGGATTTATGATCCGCTTTTAGTAAAAATAAAGGCTTTACAAACGGCATCAGAAGTGGCGACAGCCATTTTGCGTATAGATACGATTATCAAAAAAAAAGAAAATGAAGGTTAGTGAGGTGGGTAAGTAGGTTGTCTGAACAAGAAATTAAAAAAGAAGAAATTGCGGAGCCGGAAGAGAAACAGGTTAATTTAGAAGTGTGTTTAGTGGAAAAAGAAGAAAAAATATTGGAATTGGAAGATAAACTGCTTAGACTGCAGGCGGAATTCGCTAATTATCGTAAACGAACTTCCCGTGAGAAAGAAAATTTAATTACTTATGGGAGTTGTAGGCTAGTAGAACAATTATTACCAGTTCTAGATAATTTAGAACGGGCGATGTCTGCTTTAAATGAACAAGATGAAAAAATACAGCAAACTTTTCTCGGTTTAAAAATGATTGCTGAACAGTTTGTGGAAATACTTTTTCAGGTGGGGTTAAAACCTATTGAAGCGGTGGGCAGTGAATTTGACCCTTATTATCATGAGGCGGTAGAGCAAGTATCTGCCGAAGGGGTGCCTAATAATCAAGTGGTTGCGGAAATTCGCAAGGGCTATTGTTTTCAAGATAAAGTTTTGCGAGTTTCTTTGGTAAAAGTAGCTAAAAATGAATAAAATAGTACTTGTTGCACATAGATAAGGAGGATGAATTTATGAGTAAAGTAATAGGTATTGATTTGGGAACAACGAATTCTTGTGTTGCTTGTATGGAGGGGGGCGAGCCAGTAGTTATCCCCAGTTCCGAAGGTAGTAGAACAACTCCCTCTGTAGTTGCTTTTTCTGCAGCTGGAGAAAGATTAGTAGGTCAAGTAGCCAAAAGACAGGCGATAACTAATGCGGAACGTACGGTATTGTCCGTAAAAAGGGAAATGGGATCTGATTATCGGATAAAACTTGGGGAACAGGAATATACACCACAAGAAATTTCGGCTATGATTCTGCAAAAAATGAAAGCTGATGCCGAAAGTTATTTGGGTACTAAAGTTACCAAAGCCGTAATTACTGTTCCGGCTTATTTTAATGATTCTCAACGTCAGGCCACTAAGGTTGCCGGTACTATTGCGGGTTTAGAGGTGCTGCGGATTATTAATGAACCAACTGCGGCTGCCTTGGCTTATGGTATAGAAAAAGAGGAAGATCAAATTGTTTTAGTTTTTGATTTGGGAGGAGGAACTTTTGATGTCTCCATCCTAGAATTGGGTGACGGAATTTTCGAAGTTAAAGCCACCAGTGGCAATAATCGTTTGGGTGGAGATGATTTTGATGAACGCATTGTACAGTGGATGATAAAAGAATTTAAGAAACAAAATGGTGTAGATTTACAAGCTGATCGTATGGCAATGCAGCGTCTGCGGGAAGCAGCGGAAAAGGCTAAACATGAGTTATCTACTTTAATGACTACTACTATTAATTTGCCTTTTATTTCTGCTACTGATGCTGGTCCTTTACATTTAGATTTAAATTTAACGAGGGCAAAGTTTAATGAATTAACCGCCGATTTGGTGGAAGAAACAATGAAGCCTACCCGACAGGCATTAAAGGACGCTGACTTGAATGTTCGGGACATTGATAAAGTACTATTAGTAGGAGGTTCTACCAGAATTCCGGCAGTACAAGAGGCCATTAGTAAAGAATTGGGGCAGGAACCATTTAAGGGGATTAATCCTGATGAATGTGTGGCTATTGGGGCGGCTATTCAGGCTGGTGTTTTGGCTGGTGAAGTTAAAGATGTGCTTTTGTTGGATGTCACACCCTTATCTTTAGGTATTGAAACTTTAGGGGGAGTATTTACCAAATTAATTGAACGAAATACGACGATTCCTACTTCCAAAAGTCAAGTTTTTTCTACTGCTGCCGATAATCAAACCTCTGTAGATATTCATGTTCTTCAAGGGGAAAGGGAAATGGCTGCTTATAATAAAACATTGGGGCGTTTTCAACTTACCGGTATTCCACCGGCTCCCCGCGGGGTTCCCCAAATCGAAGTTAAGTTTGATATAGATGTTAATGGTATAGTTAATGTTTCGGCTAA
Proteins encoded in this region:
- the grpE gene encoding nucleotide exchange factor GrpE, whose amino-acid sequence is MSEQEIKKEEIAEPEEKQVNLEVCLVEKEEKILELEDKLLRLQAEFANYRKRTSREKENLITYGSCRLVEQLLPVLDNLERAMSALNEQDEKIQQTFLGLKMIAEQFVEILFQVGLKPIEAVGSEFDPYYHEAVEQVSAEGVPNNQVVAEIRKGYCFQDKVLRVSLVKVAKNE
- the dnaK gene encoding molecular chaperone DnaK, translating into MSKVIGIDLGTTNSCVACMEGGEPVVIPSSEGSRTTPSVVAFSAAGERLVGQVAKRQAITNAERTVLSVKREMGSDYRIKLGEQEYTPQEISAMILQKMKADAESYLGTKVTKAVITVPAYFNDSQRQATKVAGTIAGLEVLRIINEPTAAALAYGIEKEEDQIVLVFDLGGGTFDVSILELGDGIFEVKATSGNNRLGGDDFDERIVQWMIKEFKKQNGVDLQADRMAMQRLREAAEKAKHELSTLMTTTINLPFISATDAGPLHLDLNLTRAKFNELTADLVEETMKPTRQALKDADLNVRDIDKVLLVGGSTRIPAVQEAISKELGQEPFKGINPDECVAIGAAIQAGVLAGEVKDVLLLDVTPLSLGIETLGGVFTKLIERNTTIPTSKSQVFSTAADNQTSVDIHVLQGEREMAAYNKTLGRFQLTGIPPAPRGVPQIEVKFDIDVNGIVNVSAKDLGTGKEQAITITSTLGLSDEEIEKMIKEAEAHAKEDQEKREQIEIKNQADNLIYQTEKTLKEAGDKATQAEKDRINQAKEALEKAVNEEPIEVIKKKMEALTNELYPL